Proteins from a single region of Starkeya sp. ORNL1:
- a CDS encoding ABC transporter permease subunit — MTLSLRHLPGIVLSAVVTLLLAIFIAYPIGAVLVESFVISGPMPPAQLKATTSAALDAVPAAERAALVQRWVTSATEAEKVEATASAFTLAGAPITWDRKAAFSAQAVAMAAALKALPEATRTAVEDNFAIAHVMLHKRTALAFKVKDALGQQGFDALRNGTDDRWGLDHYLKVFQDPYLRNAAINSLSLAGLSVVFTVALAFALAYGINSGGVPFPSATRAVLLMPLVAPPVLIATATIMLFGRRGLVTHALLDQWLGLIDADETNLYGLFGVVLAQTLSFVPAALIVFDNVLRKQDGRIDEAAAGLGAGPLRTFCQVTLPMAWPGIKRAIVLVFIMSLTDFGNPMILGRDTPVLAGVVYDEITAYRNTPLAAALCVWLIIPSLLLYLALELIGRRKSYATTAGARSELPMPLAARAGLTFIAGAVAALIFAVYGTMALGAVTRVWGVDWSLTFGYFTSAGVDVGLGGSGYGSSERGLELVWDSVRLAGIAGPIGGLFAVIIAYVVERLRPPGANLIMFLALVPAILPGIIFGIGYIVAFNVPFGLPQLSLGGTSVILVINILFSNLFVGVLAARAALQRLDRSVDEAAESLGAGLISRFTRVTLPMLRPALLLGMLYVFIDGLTTLSSVIFLVSGNHKLASVAIFNHAVSGDYGYAAAKSLALLGFALLAMGLAWLVENRKLSFRRRDAMSADLAMVRP, encoded by the coding sequence ATGACGCTGTCGCTGCGCCATCTGCCTGGCATCGTGCTCAGCGCCGTCGTCACCCTGCTGCTCGCCATCTTCATCGCCTACCCGATCGGCGCGGTGCTGGTGGAGAGCTTCGTCATTTCCGGCCCGATGCCGCCGGCGCAGCTGAAGGCCACCACCTCAGCCGCGCTCGACGCGGTGCCCGCCGCCGAGCGCGCGGCGCTGGTGCAGCGCTGGGTGACGAGTGCAACCGAGGCGGAGAAGGTCGAGGCCACCGCGAGCGCCTTCACGCTGGCCGGCGCGCCGATCACCTGGGACCGCAAGGCGGCGTTCTCCGCGCAGGCGGTGGCGATGGCAGCCGCGCTGAAGGCGCTGCCCGAGGCGACGCGCACCGCGGTGGAGGACAATTTCGCCATCGCCCATGTGATGCTGCACAAGCGCACGGCGCTGGCCTTCAAGGTGAAGGACGCGCTCGGCCAGCAAGGCTTCGACGCGCTGCGCAACGGCACCGACGACCGCTGGGGCCTCGACCATTACCTCAAGGTGTTCCAGGACCCCTATCTGCGCAACGCCGCCATCAACAGCCTGAGCCTCGCCGGGCTCTCGGTGGTGTTCACCGTCGCGCTGGCCTTCGCGCTGGCCTATGGCATCAACAGCGGCGGCGTGCCGTTCCCGTCCGCTACCCGCGCGGTGCTGCTGATGCCGCTGGTGGCGCCGCCGGTGCTGATCGCCACCGCCACCATCATGCTGTTCGGCCGGCGCGGGCTGGTGACGCATGCGCTGCTCGACCAGTGGCTCGGCCTGATCGATGCCGACGAGACCAATCTCTACGGCCTGTTCGGTGTGGTGCTGGCACAGACGCTCTCGTTCGTGCCGGCCGCGCTGATCGTGTTCGACAATGTGCTGCGCAAGCAGGATGGCCGCATCGACGAGGCCGCCGCCGGGCTCGGCGCCGGGCCGCTGCGCACCTTCTGCCAGGTGACGTTGCCCATGGCATGGCCGGGCATCAAGCGCGCCATCGTGCTGGTCTTCATCATGAGCCTGACCGATTTCGGCAACCCGATGATCCTCGGGCGCGACACCCCGGTGCTGGCCGGCGTGGTCTATGACGAGATCACCGCCTATCGCAACACGCCGCTGGCGGCGGCCTTGTGCGTCTGGCTCATCATCCCCTCGCTGCTGCTGTACCTCGCGCTGGAGCTGATCGGCCGGCGCAAATCCTATGCGACCACCGCGGGCGCCCGCTCCGAGCTGCCGATGCCGCTCGCCGCGCGGGCCGGGCTCACCTTCATCGCCGGTGCTGTCGCGGCACTGATCTTCGCGGTTTACGGCACCATGGCGCTCGGCGCGGTGACGCGGGTGTGGGGCGTCGACTGGAGCCTGACGTTCGGCTATTTCACCAGCGCCGGTGTCGATGTCGGGCTCGGCGGCTCCGGCTACGGCTCCTCCGAGCGCGGGCTGGAGCTGGTGTGGGACAGCGTGCGGCTTGCCGGCATTGCCGGGCCGATCGGCGGACTGTTCGCCGTCATCATCGCCTATGTGGTGGAGCGGCTGCGCCCACCCGGCGCCAACCTCATCATGTTCCTGGCGCTGGTGCCGGCGATCCTGCCCGGCATCATCTTCGGCATCGGCTATATCGTCGCCTTCAACGTGCCGTTCGGCCTGCCCCAGCTCTCGCTCGGCGGCACCTCGGTGATCCTCGTCATCAACATCCTGTTCTCCAACCTGTTCGTCGGCGTGCTCGCCGCGCGGGCGGCGCTGCAGCGGCTCGACCGCTCGGTGGACGAGGCGGCGGAGAGTCTCGGCGCCGGGCTGATCTCGCGCTTCACCCGGGTGACGCTGCCGATGCTGCGCCCGGCTTTGCTGCTCGGCATGCTCTATGTGTTCATCGATGGGCTGACGACCCTCTCCTCGGTGATCTTCCTGGTCTCCGGCAATCACAAGCTCGCCTCGGTGGCGATCTTCAACCACGCCGTCTCCGGCGATTACGGCTATGCCGCCGCCAAGAGCCTCGCTTTGCTCGGCTTCGCGCTGCTGGCGATGGGGTTGGCGTGGCTGGTCGAGAACCGCAAGCTCAGTTTCCGCCGGCGCGACGCGATGTCGGCCGATCTCGCCATGGTGCGCCCGTGA
- a CDS encoding 3-keto-5-aminohexanoate cleavage protein — MPLSMNRDVFITCAVTGAGDTVGRSRHVPVTPKEIAASAIDAAKAGAAIVHCHVRDPDTGAASRRRDLFREVTDRIRAADIDVVLNLTAGMGGDLVFGGVEAPFPVNEKGTDMAGATERVAHVAECLPEICTLDCGTMNFSLGDYVMTNTPSMLREMARQMTALGVRPEIEAFDTGHLWFAKQLVEEGLIEDPVLIQLCMGIPWGAPDDLNTYMAMVNNVPASWTFSAFSIGRNALAYPAAAVLAGGNVRVGLEDNLYIGKGEFATNAQLVEKAATVVTNMGARIIGPDEVRAKLKLLKR, encoded by the coding sequence ATGCCCCTGTCGATGAACCGCGATGTCTTCATCACCTGCGCCGTCACCGGTGCCGGCGATACGGTCGGGCGCTCGCGCCATGTGCCGGTGACGCCGAAGGAAATCGCCGCCTCCGCCATCGACGCCGCCAAGGCCGGCGCCGCCATCGTGCATTGCCATGTGCGCGATCCCGATACCGGGGCCGCCTCGCGCCGCCGCGACCTGTTCCGCGAAGTGACGGACCGCATCCGCGCGGCGGATATCGACGTGGTGCTGAACCTCACCGCCGGCATGGGCGGTGATCTCGTGTTCGGCGGCGTCGAGGCGCCGTTCCCGGTGAACGAGAAGGGCACCGACATGGCGGGCGCCACCGAGCGCGTCGCCCATGTCGCCGAGTGCCTGCCGGAGATCTGCACGCTCGATTGCGGCACGATGAATTTCAGCCTCGGCGACTATGTCATGACCAACACGCCTTCCATGCTGCGCGAGATGGCGCGGCAGATGACGGCGCTCGGCGTGCGCCCGGAGATCGAGGCGTTCGACACCGGCCATCTCTGGTTCGCCAAGCAGCTGGTCGAGGAGGGCCTGATCGAGGACCCGGTGCTGATCCAGCTCTGCATGGGCATTCCATGGGGCGCGCCCGATGACCTCAACACCTACATGGCGATGGTCAACAACGTGCCGGCGAGTTGGACGTTCTCCGCCTTCTCCATCGGCCGCAATGCGCTGGCCTACCCCGCCGCGGCAGTGCTGGCGGGCGGCAATGTCCGCGTCGGGCTGGAGGACAATCTCTATATCGGCAAGGGCGAGTTCGCCACCAATGCGCAGCTGGTCGAGAAGGCCGCCACCGTGGTGACCAATATGGGCGCCCGCATCATCGGGCCCGACGAGGTCCGCGCCAAGCTCAAGCTGCTGAAGCGCTGA
- a CDS encoding SDR family NAD(P)-dependent oxidoreductase, translating into MTTILITGATGDTGSPAVKALLRKGLKVRALARREDGRSKALTDLGAEVVYGDITSLRDVRRALEGVNRAYFCYPVADGLVEAAVIFAQAAREQKIELIVNMSHKQSRPHARSKVTQNHWLSEQVFDWSGIPTTHLRVTFFAEWLLYISPLIQRGRYVMPFGKDGRFAPLAAADTSKIIANILEKPDGHGGQAYQLHGPKEFSHEELAAEVSRVLGVDLPFEQVTASEFMDILGMPENTTLRRHFESVAIDQHEGRLAGLDDIGTTIIGGPLTTVEQFINANRPRFARAA; encoded by the coding sequence ATGACGACCATACTGATAACCGGTGCGACGGGCGACACGGGAAGCCCGGCAGTGAAGGCGCTGCTGCGGAAGGGTCTCAAGGTCCGAGCCTTGGCCCGCCGCGAGGACGGTCGCTCAAAAGCGCTCACCGACCTCGGCGCCGAGGTCGTCTATGGTGACATCACGAGCCTGCGCGACGTCCGTAGGGCCCTCGAAGGCGTCAACCGCGCCTACTTTTGCTACCCTGTCGCCGACGGTCTCGTGGAAGCGGCTGTGATCTTCGCCCAAGCGGCCAGGGAGCAGAAGATCGAGCTTATCGTGAACATGTCGCACAAGCAGTCCCGGCCGCACGCCCGCAGCAAGGTCACGCAGAACCACTGGCTTTCGGAACAGGTGTTTGACTGGTCGGGCATCCCGACGACGCATTTGCGCGTCACCTTCTTCGCCGAATGGCTGCTCTACATTTCCCCGTTGATCCAACGCGGCCGTTACGTCATGCCATTCGGCAAGGATGGCCGCTTCGCGCCGCTGGCAGCGGCGGACACCTCGAAGATCATCGCCAACATCCTGGAGAAGCCGGATGGACATGGCGGCCAAGCCTATCAACTCCACGGCCCGAAGGAATTCAGCCATGAGGAACTGGCGGCAGAGGTAAGCCGGGTGCTCGGTGTGGACCTTCCGTTCGAGCAGGTCACGGCATCCGAGTTCATGGATATCCTGGGCATGCCCGAGAACACGACGCTGAGACGTCATTTCGAGTCGGTAGCAATTGACCAGCACGAAGGCCGCCTCGCCGGCCTGGACGACATCGGCACAACAATCATTGGCGGCCCGCTGACCACTGTCGAGCAGTTTATCAACGCCAATCGGCCGCGCTTCGCCCGCGCGGCTTGA
- a CDS encoding RES domain-containing protein translates to MRFSAECFRAHDPNWAWSPLSGAGAALKGRRFNWPGLEALYLSLSFNTVFREVSAGFAHRLTPYVLCSYDVDCEDIADLRTDADRASLGVALDDLACAWGDALIARREPASWGVVRRLIADGHAGILVPSFAHGATVDDQNLVLWRWGPDLPHKVAVYDPTGKLPKNQLSWS, encoded by the coding sequence GTGAGATTCTCGGCAGAATGCTTCCGCGCCCATGATCCCAACTGGGCCTGGAGTCCGCTGTCGGGTGCCGGCGCCGCGCTCAAGGGCCGACGGTTCAACTGGCCGGGACTGGAGGCGCTCTATCTGTCGCTCAGCTTCAACACCGTGTTCCGCGAAGTCTCCGCCGGCTTCGCCCACCGGCTGACGCCCTATGTGCTGTGCAGCTACGACGTGGACTGCGAGGACATCGCCGATCTGCGCACCGACGCGGATCGCGCCAGCCTCGGGGTCGCGCTGGACGACCTCGCCTGCGCCTGGGGCGACGCCCTGATTGCGCGGCGCGAGCCGGCTTCCTGGGGCGTCGTCCGGCGCCTGATCGCCGACGGCCATGCCGGGATCCTCGTCCCGAGCTTCGCCCACGGCGCGACAGTGGACGACCAGAACCTCGTGCTCTGGCGCTGGGGCCCTGACCTCCCGCACAAGGTGGCGGTGTATGATCCCACCGGGAAACTGCCGAAGAACCAGTTGTCGTGGAGCTAG
- a CDS encoding LysR family transcriptional regulator yields the protein MNFAQLRAFQAIATHRTFSEAAQALGVSQPAITQHVKSLEEAVGARLFVRTGAGIELTPDARDLLPRIRQVMLMLDDIGARMDEGRALSAGYLALGLCAPYVAMPILERFTALYPGVRLDVRLENSSTLLDMVAQHRVDVAIATLEAPDPDFACDRLLDQEVLVLVHDAHPWWGRAAVGVRELVGQRFVQREAGSMTRHLFEAALARHGIEIAPHLVLGSREAVKEAVAAKIGLGIVLNRELGFDPRLHAVAIADAPARADEYLVTRKENRQLGAVAAFAAVAREVFGA from the coding sequence ATGAACTTCGCCCAGCTCCGTGCCTTCCAGGCCATCGCCACCCACCGCACCTTTTCCGAAGCCGCGCAGGCGCTGGGGGTGAGCCAGCCGGCCATCACCCAGCATGTGAAATCGCTGGAGGAGGCGGTGGGCGCGCGGCTGTTCGTGCGCACCGGCGCCGGCATCGAGCTGACGCCGGACGCGCGCGATTTGCTGCCGCGGATACGGCAGGTGATGCTGATGCTGGACGACATCGGCGCGCGCATGGATGAGGGCCGCGCGCTCAGCGCCGGCTATCTCGCGCTGGGCCTGTGCGCGCCCTATGTGGCGATGCCGATCCTGGAGCGCTTCACCGCGCTCTATCCCGGGGTGCGGCTCGATGTGCGGCTGGAGAATTCCTCGACGCTGCTCGACATGGTGGCGCAACATCGCGTCGATGTGGCGATCGCGACGCTGGAAGCGCCGGACCCGGATTTCGCCTGCGACCGGCTGCTCGACCAGGAAGTGCTGGTGCTGGTGCACGACGCCCATCCCTGGTGGGGGCGCGCGGCGGTCGGCGTGCGGGAACTGGTGGGGCAGCGCTTCGTGCAGCGCGAGGCCGGCTCGATGACGCGCCATCTGTTCGAGGCGGCGCTGGCCCGCCACGGCATCGAGATCGCCCCGCATCTGGTGCTCGGCAGCCGCGAGGCGGTGAAGGAGGCGGTGGCAGCAAAGATCGGCCTCGGCATCGTGCTGAACCGCGAACTGGGGTTTGATCCCAGGCTGCACGCGGTGGCGATCGCCGACGCGCCGGCGCGGGCCGACGAGTACCTGGTGACGCGGAAGGAGAACCGTCAGCTGGGCGCGGTGGCTGCGTTCGCGGCGGTGGCGCGGGAAGTGTTCGGGGCCTGA
- a CDS encoding carnitine 3-dehydrogenase, giving the protein MNVNPTNPGRFAPLSRVACIGGGVIGGGWIARFLLAGIDVRVFDPHPESERIVGEVIANAERAYGLLTDAPLPPRGGLIFCASLKQAVEDAEWVQESVPERLELKQRILNQIDAAAPPEALIGSSTSGLLPSELQSGMAHPERLFVAHPYNPVYLLPLVELVGGKATAPETLRRASAVLDAIGMKGVVIAREIEAFVGDRLLEALWREALWLIKDDICDVETLDDVIRYSFGLRWAQMGLFQTYRIAGGEAGMRHFLAQFGPCLQWPWTKLTDVVDLDDALVEKIGTQSDDQAKGLSIRALERIRDENLVGIVQSLKASQNGEGWGAGKLLADFEWRLKAHAGTPAVADRSGPLALVETRVPTAWIDYNGHMTEHRYLQLFGETTDALLRLIGVDMDYVAGGHSYYTVETHLRHLGEAKVGEALRTTCQILSADEKRLHVFHRILNGEREIATAEQMLLHVDSEAGRAAPAPEAILARLRPIAQAHAGLEGPEGAGRSVGQRRPVTA; this is encoded by the coding sequence ATGAACGTGAATCCCACCAATCCCGGGCGCTTCGCCCCGCTGTCGCGGGTGGCCTGCATCGGCGGCGGCGTCATAGGCGGCGGCTGGATCGCCCGCTTCCTGCTCGCCGGCATCGATGTGCGGGTGTTCGATCCGCACCCCGAGTCCGAGCGCATCGTCGGCGAGGTGATCGCCAATGCCGAGCGGGCCTATGGGCTGCTGACCGACGCGCCCTTGCCGCCGCGCGGCGGGCTCATCTTCTGCGCCAGCCTGAAGCAGGCGGTCGAGGATGCCGAATGGGTGCAGGAGAGCGTGCCGGAGCGGCTCGAGCTCAAGCAGCGCATCCTCAACCAGATCGACGCCGCGGCGCCGCCGGAGGCGCTGATCGGCTCCTCCACCTCCGGCCTGCTGCCCTCCGAGCTGCAAAGCGGCATGGCGCATCCGGAGCGGCTGTTCGTCGCCCACCCCTACAACCCGGTCTATCTGCTGCCGCTGGTCGAACTGGTCGGCGGCAAGGCCACCGCGCCCGAAACGCTGAGGCGCGCCTCGGCGGTGCTCGACGCCATCGGCATGAAGGGCGTGGTCATCGCCCGGGAGATCGAGGCGTTCGTCGGCGACCGGCTGCTGGAGGCGCTGTGGCGCGAGGCGCTGTGGCTGATCAAGGACGACATTTGCGATGTCGAGACGCTCGACGACGTGATCCGCTATTCGTTCGGCCTGCGCTGGGCACAGATGGGGCTGTTCCAGACCTATCGCATCGCCGGCGGCGAGGCTGGCATGCGCCATTTCCTCGCCCAGTTCGGTCCATGCCTGCAATGGCCCTGGACCAAGCTGACCGACGTGGTCGACCTCGACGACGCGCTGGTGGAGAAGATAGGCACGCAGTCCGACGACCAGGCCAAGGGGCTGTCGATCCGCGCGCTGGAGCGCATCCGCGACGAGAATCTCGTCGGCATCGTGCAGTCGCTGAAGGCCAGCCAGAATGGCGAAGGCTGGGGCGCCGGCAAGCTGCTCGCCGATTTCGAGTGGAGGCTGAAAGCCCATGCCGGCACGCCGGCGGTGGCCGATCGTTCGGGGCCGCTGGCGCTGGTCGAGACCCGCGTTCCCACGGCGTGGATCGACTACAACGGTCACATGACCGAGCACCGCTATCTCCAGCTGTTCGGCGAGACCACGGATGCGCTGCTGCGGCTGATCGGCGTCGACATGGATTATGTCGCGGGCGGCCACAGCTACTACACGGTGGAAACCCATCTGCGCCATCTCGGCGAGGCGAAGGTGGGCGAGGCATTGCGCACCACCTGCCAGATCCTGTCCGCGGACGAGAAGCGGCTGCACGTGTTCCACCGCATCCTCAATGGAGAGCGCGAGATCGCCACGGCGGAACAGATGCTGCTGCATGTCGACAGCGAGGCCGGCCGCGCGGCTCCCGCGCCCGAGGCGATCCTGGCCCGGCTGCGCCCGATCGCGCAGGCGCATGCCGGATTGGAAGGGCCGGAAGGCGCCGGACGGAGTGTCGGGCAGCGGCGTCCGGTGACAGCGTGA
- a CDS encoding antitoxin Xre/MbcA/ParS toxin-binding domain-containing protein, whose translation MDERGAVKVDDVAEAFSMSKAQLADTAGLAREVFQKASRRDGPKAQSRVREMLEIINLVQGWAGGAAQAMAWYRAEPIPAFGGRTAEALVKSGDATAVRDYVDHLATGGYA comes from the coding sequence ATGGATGAGCGCGGCGCGGTGAAGGTCGACGACGTCGCCGAGGCCTTCAGCATGTCCAAGGCGCAACTCGCCGACACCGCCGGCCTCGCGCGCGAGGTGTTCCAGAAGGCCAGCCGCCGCGACGGGCCCAAGGCGCAGAGTCGGGTGCGCGAGATGCTGGAGATCATCAATCTGGTGCAAGGCTGGGCCGGCGGCGCGGCGCAGGCGATGGCCTGGTATCGGGCCGAGCCGATCCCGGCCTTTGGCGGGCGCACCGCCGAGGCGCTGGTCAAGTCCGGCGACGCCACCGCGGTGCGGGACTATGTCGATCACCTCGCCACCGGCGGCTACGCGTGA
- a CDS encoding extracellular solute-binding protein, with amino-acid sequence MPVISLKAPGRVLLLAAALLALGAAPSLAKEVVLYNASDSVNTALVTAFKKKYPDIEVKFVSGSTGPIAERAIAEKGKPQADVVYLVNHVALDQLKQAGVFEPYQPKGSKIAPAFRDPDDFYNKYFATTMCMVVNKDRLAQKKLPMPTTWEDLIKPAYAKEISLPSPLKSGTGGAILTTFVDAFGWPFVENLNENVYQYSDGGSGGAALAGAGEVAIGLTFDTTCYETKSSGKPVEIVYGRITPNVAEGGGLVAGGPNPAEGKIFLDFMASDEAAEVLGKVVGATAVPGHGLVDLSQITLWQMRRPVDIAAFRREFASRILKQ; translated from the coding sequence ATGCCCGTCATTTCGTTGAAAGCCCCAGGCCGCGTACTCCTCCTTGCCGCCGCCCTGCTCGCGCTGGGCGCCGCGCCGTCGCTCGCCAAGGAAGTCGTGCTCTACAACGCCTCGGACAGCGTCAACACCGCGCTGGTTACCGCCTTCAAGAAGAAGTACCCGGACATCGAGGTGAAGTTCGTCTCGGGCTCCACCGGCCCGATCGCCGAGCGCGCCATTGCCGAGAAGGGCAAGCCGCAGGCCGACGTGGTCTACCTCGTCAATCATGTGGCGCTGGACCAGCTGAAGCAGGCTGGCGTGTTCGAGCCCTACCAGCCCAAGGGCTCCAAGATCGCCCCGGCGTTCCGCGACCCCGACGATTTCTACAACAAGTACTTCGCTACCACCATGTGCATGGTGGTGAACAAGGACCGGCTGGCGCAGAAGAAGCTGCCGATGCCGACCACCTGGGAAGACCTGATCAAGCCGGCCTATGCCAAGGAGATCTCGCTGCCCTCGCCGCTGAAGTCCGGCACCGGCGGCGCCATCCTCACCACTTTCGTCGATGCCTTCGGCTGGCCGTTCGTCGAGAACCTCAACGAGAACGTCTACCAGTATTCCGACGGCGGCTCGGGCGGCGCGGCGCTGGCGGGTGCCGGCGAGGTCGCCATTGGCCTCACCTTCGATACCACCTGCTACGAGACGAAGTCTTCCGGCAAGCCGGTGGAGATCGTCTATGGCCGCATCACCCCGAACGTCGCCGAGGGCGGCGGTCTGGTGGCCGGCGGGCCGAACCCCGCTGAAGGCAAGATCTTCCTCGATTTCATGGCGAGCGACGAGGCCGCCGAGGTGCTGGGCAAGGTGGTGGGCGCCACCGCGGTGCCCGGCCATGGGCTGGTCGATCTCTCGCAGATCACGCTGTGGCAGATGCGCCGCCCGGTGGATATCGCCGCCTTCCGCCGCGAATTCGCCAGCCGCATCCTCAAGCAGTGA
- a CDS encoding ABC transporter ATP-binding protein, whose product MNDATFTRNDTRPAQNTGRPHLAVRGVHKAYERSVAVDSVSFDLAKGEFVTLLGDSGCGKTTLLRIIAGFARPDGGQVLRDGENVTDMPPARRRMGFVFQSYALFPTKTVAENIGFSLTGSRTARERRIHDLAHLVEIDHLVGRFPHELSGGQQQRVALARALASDPEVLLLDEPMSALDARIRVKLRSELRALVDRLGITTLYVTHDQEEALALSDRVAVMRRGRIEQIGRPADIYHRPASRFVAEFIGISNLVNGVAVAGGIDAGDEFWPLALPASALPGARLTAVYRPEHFALATDGTGIPGTVESATFLGANVRLTIRLGSGRLIIADRPSHEAGGLWPRGTTVSLKPDPLRAAVITDEHP is encoded by the coding sequence GTGAACGACGCCACCTTCACCCGCAACGATACGCGGCCGGCCCAGAATACGGGCCGGCCGCATCTGGCCGTGCGCGGCGTGCACAAGGCGTATGAGCGCAGCGTCGCCGTGGATTCCGTCTCGTTCGATCTCGCCAAGGGCGAGTTCGTCACGCTGCTGGGCGATTCCGGCTGCGGCAAGACCACGCTGCTGCGCATCATCGCCGGCTTCGCCCGCCCCGATGGCGGGCAGGTGCTGCGCGACGGCGAGAATGTCACCGACATGCCGCCGGCGCGGCGCCGCATGGGCTTCGTGTTCCAGTCCTATGCGCTGTTCCCGACCAAGACGGTGGCGGAGAATATCGGCTTCTCGCTCACCGGCTCCCGCACCGCGCGCGAGCGCCGCATCCATGATCTGGCGCACCTGGTCGAGATCGACCATCTCGTCGGGCGATTTCCGCACGAGCTTTCCGGCGGCCAGCAGCAGCGCGTAGCGCTGGCCCGCGCGCTCGCCTCCGATCCCGAGGTGCTGCTGCTGGACGAGCCGATGTCGGCGCTCGACGCCCGCATCCGGGTGAAGCTGCGCAGCGAATTGCGGGCGCTGGTCGACCGGCTCGGCATCACCACGCTCTACGTCACCCACGACCAGGAGGAGGCGCTGGCGCTCTCCGACCGGGTCGCGGTGATGCGGCGCGGGCGCATCGAGCAGATCGGCCGCCCGGCCGACATCTATCACCGCCCGGCCTCGCGCTTCGTCGCCGAGTTCATCGGCATCTCCAATCTCGTCAACGGCGTCGCGGTGGCGGGCGGCATCGATGCCGGCGACGAGTTCTGGCCGCTGGCGCTGCCGGCAAGCGCCCTCCCCGGCGCGCGCCTCACCGCGGTCTACCGGCCCGAGCATTTCGCGCTGGCCACCGACGGCACCGGGATCCCCGGCACGGTGGAAAGCGCGACCTTCCTCGGCGCCAATGTGCGGCTCACGATCCGGCTCGGCTCCGGCCGGCTCATCATTGCCGACCGACCCTCGCATGAGGCCGGCGGGCTCTGGCCGCGCGGCACCACGGTGAGCCTCAAGCCGGATCCGCTGCGCGCCGCCGTCATCACCGACGAGCACCCGTGA
- a CDS encoding GlxA family transcriptional regulator: MIFTHSDEPLSVTLLLFPGLSLMSLAATLDPLRGANRVLGRPAYRWKLVSIDGAMPVASCGLPIPVDGAFDPAEQQDALVVVAAFNAIRHATPQILRALRAGAKRSSIVGGIESGSWLMGFAGLLDGRRATTHWEDLEDFAARFPNVDVQPDRWVVDEPVFTTGGATPALDCMLALIRARSGYSAALDVASLYIYEEVRIGSDVQPIVSTGRIRQHEPRVAEAIRIMETHIDGPLTIATIAHRVGLSTRGLETLFLRIVDVSPGAYYLTLRLNAARRLVVDTNLPIADIAERTGFSAIASLSRAFRRQFGQPPSVVRRAQM, encoded by the coding sequence ATGATCTTCACCCATTCCGACGAGCCGCTGAGCGTCACGCTGCTGCTGTTCCCCGGTCTGTCGCTGATGTCGCTGGCGGCGACGCTCGATCCGCTGCGCGGCGCCAACCGCGTGCTCGGCCGCCCGGCCTATCGCTGGAAGCTGGTCTCGATCGACGGCGCCATGCCGGTGGCGAGCTGCGGCCTGCCGATCCCGGTCGATGGCGCGTTCGATCCCGCCGAGCAGCAGGACGCGCTGGTGGTGGTCGCGGCCTTCAACGCGATCCGCCACGCGACGCCGCAGATCCTGCGGGCGCTGCGTGCCGGGGCCAAGCGCTCGTCCATTGTCGGCGGCATCGAATCCGGCTCCTGGCTCATGGGCTTTGCCGGCCTGCTCGATGGTCGGCGGGCGACGACGCATTGGGAGGACCTGGAGGATTTCGCTGCGCGCTTTCCCAATGTCGATGTGCAGCCGGATCGCTGGGTGGTGGACGAGCCGGTTTTCACCACCGGCGGCGCGACGCCGGCGCTGGATTGCATGCTGGCGCTGATTCGCGCCCGCAGCGGCTATTCCGCGGCGCTCGATGTCGCCAGCCTCTACATCTATGAGGAGGTGCGGATCGGCTCGGACGTGCAGCCCATCGTCTCCACCGGCCGCATCCGCCAGCATGAGCCGCGCGTCGCCGAGGCCATCCGCATCATGGAGACGCACATCGATGGGCCGCTGACGATTGCGACCATCGCCCATCGCGTCGGCCTGTCGACGCGCGGGCTGGAGACGCTGTTCCTGCGCATCGTCGATGTCTCGCCCGGCGCCTATTATCTGACGCTCCGGCTGAACGCGGCGCGGCGGCTGGTGGTGGACACCAACCTGCCGATCGCGGATATCGCCGAGCGCACCGGCTTCTCCGCCATCGCCTCGCTGTCCCGCGCCTTCCGCCGCCAGTTCGGCCAGCCCCCCTCGGTGGTGCGGCGGGCGCAGATGTAG
- a CDS encoding MarR family winged helix-turn-helix transcriptional regulator codes for MATWTLSPDQQAQLREVEDCCLIARARLISRVVTNIFDEELRALGLVSSQHTLLGSIMRLGMATRAEIGRANHIDRSTLTRNLKVMMDAGWIEEVADQAHGRQRPLRLSKAGEDLLFASIPAWRAGQHRAAKALGEAGVKAIKEVANDILRG; via the coding sequence ATGGCTACCTGGACACTGTCCCCCGACCAACAAGCGCAGCTGCGAGAGGTAGAGGACTGCTGCCTGATCGCACGAGCACGACTGATTTCGCGGGTGGTGACGAATATCTTCGATGAAGAGCTGCGGGCGCTCGGTCTTGTTTCCTCGCAGCACACCCTGCTGGGTTCGATCATGCGGCTGGGCATGGCCACGCGTGCGGAAATTGGCCGCGCCAATCACATTGATCGCTCCACCTTGACGCGAAACCTCAAGGTAATGATGGACGCTGGATGGATTGAAGAGGTCGCCGATCAGGCTCACGGTCGTCAGAGGCCCTTGCGCTTGAGCAAGGCCGGCGAGGATCTGCTGTTCGCGTCGATCCCGGCTTGGCGGGCGGGGCAGCATCGTGCAGCCAAGGCGCTAGGAGAGGCCGGAGTGAAGGCTATCAAGGAGGTCGCGAACGATATCCTGCGAGGCTGA